The following is a genomic window from Fibrobacter sp. UWB15.
CTTCTTGTGTCTGTTTTTTCCCCTCTGAAATCATTTGCTTATTGAGCGCAGCACAACGTTTTTGCCTTTAAAAAGCTGTTTCTTATTACGATTTTTAATATGGAATATAATTTATAGGTTGGAGTTGTTTGTGATGAAAGGAGCTGTGTTCCATGAAGCACACTTTAATGGTTTTTGTTTGTCTGGTGTGGGTTGCGCTCGCTCATGCGACGCTTACGTTGCATATTCAGTCGCCTTACCGTAACGATGCGGTGATGGGTAACGAGGCTGTATACGGTTACCATATCACGGGTGAAGTCACTAGCTGGAACGCTGATTTTGCGGTAACCTCGAATACGAGAATGACCTCTGAAGGAGATCATTGGTTCAGTTATACTTGGGACAAATCTCTTGCCGATTATCCGAACGGTGGCGGATTCAAGATAAACGTGTGTTCCGATACGGCTGATGTCTCGCGTTCCTATAATAATCATTGCGATACCTGGGAACCATCGAGCGATTTTTCTTTCAAGTCGCTGTTTGCAGACGAGACCGAGGTGTGGCTTTATACCACGGAGACTTCGTACACGTTTAGCGTAGTGCCTCCGGGTTCAAAGGTGGTGTGGTTCAAGAGCCCTTGGGGCAACCACGCTTTGCCGCAGATGATTTTTGGTACTGATTCGATCATGATGCGCTTTGCGCAAGATGACCAATCGAAGTGTGGCTGGTTCTATGGTGCCGTATCGCCTGAGATGCTTGCACGCAACCCGTTGCAGACGGCACACTTTATTCGCTTATACACGCCCTATATGTCGGTGCCTACGGAAGGTGTGATTGAACTTGACGCCTATTTTGCTGTCATGGACACGGTCTTTGTGGATGGCACAGCTGGCGGATTGGTAGGTGCCAAGATTACTACGCTTGGTCAGTGCTTTGATTCAACGCGTACCTTGCATGTGTACAATCCCTGGCGTACGAATTCTACTTATAAGGACAGCGCGCTGTACATTTCGGTGGGGAATAATATCATCAACAACCCTGTAGCGATGGATGGTACGGACGAATACAAGTTCTGGTGGCATTACGATTTCCATTTGGATGAAATCAAACCGTACGACTGGAATGGTGCCGGTGCACGGGTGAATTTCCATTCGAGTCAGAACCAAGGCAAGCGTTTTTGGAATGTTGAGAGCTGGGAGGCGGATACGATCCGTCCGGCGATTTCGAGCTTCTTCCCGAAGGGCGTTTACGAAACCTGGGTCTATACGACGACTACGGGAAACATCGAATTGATTTTTTCACCGCTTGAAGAAAAAGTGGTGCGTCTGATGAGCCCATGGGATAATATGACGCCTACGATGTTTGTGGATGGCGATACCGTTAAGATGGCTCCGTTCCATAGCGATACTTGCGGCTGGTATCAGGGTGTCTCTTACAAGCATGTCGAATCATGGGAAGTGTACTTTAGGCAGGCTTTCGGCTTTGAATATTTTTCGAGGAGCGGTCTAGATACGATTCCTGGGACACTCATTAGCCTGGATTCCATTTTTGCAGAATCCGATACGGCATGGATTACTTCTATCCCGTTCCTTGTCACGACCTCTTATCCTAAAAGATTGGGCGTGTGCCCGTCCATGAAGATTTCCGCTTTGGTGGTGGACTGGGCTGGCGAAGCGTTCCATGACAGTATCGATATTGATTTCGGTCATATCTACAATAATGACGGCAAGAATACCTATATAACGGTGGAGTTCGATGGTGTGGAATATAATACTTGCCAGGGGCAGAATTCTCCTACATTTGATGGCGTGGTAACAGGGATGGTGCAGGATACGCTTGTCAATGGATACCCTGCACGAGTGGATTCTCTACATTATCCGTGGAGTGAATGTTCTGCGGCGCATGAAATCGAAAAGTGGTTTATACCGCAAGTGGTTGCAACGGATGCAAACGGTAAGGAATATACGAATGGCGTATGCCGCGATATTGACTTGACCATGGACGAAGAAGGTTTCTGGCTGGCTGATATTTCGGAAGCCCATGAAGATGGCGGCTTTTTCCCTGTTGATGATTTCCAGTATCTTGATTCTGCAAGGACGGTATTGAATCCGAAATATGACTGGAAACCAGATTTGATGACTAACAACGGAAAACAACATAATTACAGTTTTGCGATGAAGATTTCTGCCCAGTTTAAGTATGTCAAGGGGCAGTATTTCGAGTTCCGTGGCGACGATGACGTGTGGGTTTTCATCAATAACCGTTTGGTGGTGGATATTGGCGGTTGCCATAATCCGGCGGAACGTGCCGTTAATTTGGATACCTTGGGACTCACCGAGGGCGTGGAATATCCGTTCCATATTTTCTTCTCGGAACGAAATTCGAATGGCTCCAATTTCAAGATGCGCACCTCCATTAATTTGCAGACTGAAAGAACGTATTTCTCGAAGCAAAAAGAAAATCCGGACGGTTCCGTGGAATACGAATTCCATCAGTTGCTTGTCGATAAGTCTGTCAGCTGTGATGTGGCGAGTGTACAGAATGCTCGTGACCAGTTGGCGCAATCCGTGTTCATTCTGAAGGGCGGCAATCTTCCGGCTGACGGCGTAACGCTTGAGACGGGATCGCTGTATGGTGGTGGAATTATTATTAGCGAAGACATGGCGGGCGTTAAGATTGATACCGCCGCATTCGTGAACTCCCGTCAGCTGAGCCCGGGTAAGTATGCTCTGTATTGCTTCTTGGCCACCGACTATAGCCAGTATCAGGTGATTACGTTTACGGTGCCTGAATACCCGCTCCCGGACATCGCCTTTGTGGATGTGTTCCATGTGACGGATTCCGCTTATTTTGATCCGACAGGCTACACGCTGCGTGGCGATGTAATGGGACTTGACGGTGGCAAGAACGATACGCTTCTGGCTCATGTGACATATCCCGATACGGTACCTATAAGGATTGCGCTTCTGTTTGGAACGGCAACTTGCGGCGAATTGGCTGTGGATGCCGATATAAATTGCGTCCAGGAAATCAACTTGAACACGAAATTCCCCTTGAGTTTCTTGGATAAGGACAACCAGCGCGTCACTTCCATTTCAACGGACTCCTTGGGATTTGCAAGTTTCTATGTGGTGGGTGATTCTGCCATGGTAGACGCCTTCTTTACCGTTGGTGGTGCTGGCGTAAACAACATATTGACTTGGAAGAACATTCACTTTAAGGAACCTCCGGTGCCGTTCGCACAGAAGGCGAAAATGTACGATGTGAACGGAGACGGCATCCCTGACAGTCTCGTGATTCCCTTCAGTAAGGCTTTTGACAAGGTGGTGCCCGATACGCTTTCCTGGTCGTTTGGCGGAACGGAATTCCATACCACGGCAGGGCAGGAAAATGTTTGGCCGCTGGTGGTGATGGATTCGGTGATCACCATGTTTAATCCTGAAGGACTTCGTAAGGATGTATTCACGGGTGTTTCGGACCAGATTTATTCGGGTTCCTTGCTGTACCATTACACTTATACCGATGAAGATTCCGGTGAAGAAGTCAAGCTTTCGATGAACACTTCGATTGAGGACAAGGTGGCTCCCATTGTAACGAGTGCTGTCATCGAGCCGCTTTCTGATGATATGAGTGTCGTGACGATCAGCTTGAGTGAAGGTTCCGACGACAAGACGGTTGACCGGAAGACAGCATTTGTATTCTACAGAGGTCCTGATAGCTTCATGGATTCGCTTTATATTGCAAGTGCCAATGCGAATCCGAATGGCAACGTAGTCCGTCTGTATTTCCAGCGTACTCCGCAAACAACGCTTCCGGAAGTGGGCGATTATGTAAGACTGTTGCCGGGTGAATTCAAGGACCGCAGCGGGAATGTCGCACACGTGAATAACCCGAAGGTTCGCATTGTGGGTGAACAGCGTACCGAAATCAAGGCTCCGGGTGTAGTAACGATTTCAAGTAATCCGGAAGCTTGGCCCCATAAGGATCCGGTTGCCCCAATGGTGGTTCCGTCGAATATGCCCTTGCAAGATATTATCGATAGCGTTGGATTGCCGGGCCTGTTGCTGAATTTCAATATCGGCGAACTGGCAACCTCGACTCTTATGAATTTGCCGAGCGATGCCGATAAGGATTCCGCTCTCGCCTTGATTCGAATCAAGTGGGATGCCTACTACTTCTCGCACCTGGGAAATTTTGTAAACAAGGCAGGCGGTGTGATTGCCTGTAACGACAAGGCCGTATTCTATAATGCTGCAAATCCGGAACAGTCCAACTGCTACGACAATCCGGGCAACCTGTTCTTTGAATGGAATGCCCGCAGTGAAAAAGGTCGCATGGTAGGCACCGGTGCGTACATCACCAAGATGAAGGTGAAGATTATGAATGGCAGCGAAAAGGCGGGTAGCAGCGATGATACCTATACCATAGGTATCCGTCGCGGAAAGTAGCTGCTACGCTTTCAATAAAATGGAGCGATTAGGCTCGGGCTGCCGAATTGTACAGCTCGAGCGTTTCTTTTAGCTTGGTTGCGACACCGTTGATGGTGTTGAAAATTTCGCTCAAGTCACCTTGGATCTTGTCGAAGTTTTCAAGATTGCAGAACAGGTCGTTACGGAAAGTCTTATTGGACTGGTAAAGGTCGCGAAGCGAACGCAGAATCTTTGCCTGCTGTTCCATTTGTGTCTGGGCTTCTTTTTGGCTAGCTTCCAGTTCAATGCGTTTTTTCTTGGCGACTTCAGGATCGTTTTCGCGAAGAATGTACGTGGGGAGCGTCGCGAAGTCTTCGAACTTGCCAGGAGTGTTGTTGCTGTTTCTGGAATTGTTGTTGCGAAGACCGACGCCCTTGACTGCAGAGTCGATAGAAATGGTGCAGCTGGAAGTTCCGTGGAAGTTGCAACGCACGTGCTTTTCGATTTGGCGGAGTTCATTGTAGGGGTTGAAATCTTCGTCGGATTCAACATAGTGCAGGGGCACGTAAAGGGGAACCTGTTCACCCGCAATGGTAATGCGGTAGCTGATGCAGGGTTCTCCGTTGAACTCCTTGGTTTCGTACAAATTATTAGAACTATTCAGGAGGCCTTTGACTTTGCGGTAAAGGGCCTGCGCATCGTAGGTGCTTTCCACAACGTTTGCCAGATCCTTGAGTATAACGGATTTGACAATGTTGTTGAAACTTTCAATAATGGCGTTGTTCGATGTGGATCGGCCCCAAATGGGGGTGCCGAGGAATAGCGTGTCCGAGAAATTCGTTTCGCTACGACCATTGAAGAAGGCAATGGTGCGGGCGATGTTTGCCAAAGAAAGCCACTTGCTGATAGGAACATAGATGGCGTTCTGAATGCAGAGTTCCGAAAGCTTTCCGATAATGGCCATGGTGTCGGGCGAGAGAGTCACCTTCTTGATTTCTTCGGCCCAGGCGGCCTTTTCTTCTTCCGAAATGGTGTATTCTTCGGGAACCTTGAAGCTGTCGTAAAGCTTGTAGTTCTGGAGCAGAGTGCACAGGGCGTCCGAAGAAAGATTGTCGGGCATGTAAATGGTCAAGGTGATATCGTCGGCGATATCGGCGCGGCCCATGGCGTTTTCGGGGCGTACATCACTGCTGAGAATGAGAGTCGAATTCTTTCTGTCTTGAAGGGCGTGACGGACGTTGTCTTTGGTGACATCGTCAATGGGATTGAAGTCCTTGAACCAGATGAAGTCGTAGTCTTCGAAGTTTGCGAGACGTTCTTGCAGGTGCGTTCCAACTTTGAGCGGTCGCGTTTTCTTGAATGCCGAAAGCAGCCGGCCAATCATGAAGTTCTTGCCCGAACCGGAGCGTCCGTACAGATAAAAGGACTCGTTGTTGATAGCAGCGAGGAACCCCAGCTGGAGTCTGTCTTGCCTTTCCGGGAATTCCTGGCAAAGGGCCTGCATCAAGTTCTGGATACGGGAGGTGAGCGTCATGATTTCTTCCTTCTTTTACTGAAATATAAAAACTGGAAAAGAAGTTTGAAACCGTGACTTGAATTTAGGGGAGTTTTTGGACTACTCCGGGCGAGACTTTGATGGACTGGTGCGCAATGTAAATTTGCGCCTTTACATTTTTTTGGATAAATTCAGCGGGAAGCCGTGCGGCGTCTTTTTCGCTGATGATAAAGGCTTCTTGAGGGTGCTTTTGGAGAATCTGCTCAAATTTTCTAGAAAAGTCCTTGCAATGGTCTTTGAAGAAGTAATGAAGCTTGATCTTTATTCCGAATGCCTGAATGTCTTGACAGAATCGTTTGGGGTCTCCGAGGCCACATACAATGCTTGCTGAAGAGTCTCGAGAAAGTTCGTCGTGAAGTTTTTCAGCCGTAGCCGAGTGGGGACTCAGGCGGGATACTTTGTCTACAACAAACTGAATATCGGGATTTTCGCCGTAGCATTTCAGCGCCATTGTGGCCGAGGAATTTGCCTTGTGGTCTTTTTCTAGACTGCGCATCTTACCGCAAGGCCAAAGCTCCGAAAGCTTTGTGGGTGTACTTTCCCATGACAGAAGCAAGGTGACTGCTCCTGTAAGACGGCTGTCTTCGAAACCGTCATCGCAGACGATATAGTCGAACTTGCGCGACTTGTCGAGTTCGTGCGCCAGGCGATAGCGATTGCGAGTTGCGAAAACTTGAACGTTTTTGTTGCCTGAAAATTTTTGACGGAGTAGTGCGATTTCGTCGAAGGCGTATTCGTGAGCGAGGAGTGCCACCTTCTTGCCTTGAGCTGAGTAGTGCTTGCAAAGCCAGATGCAGAAAGGCGTCTTTCCGGCACCACCAGTGCGGTAACTGCCGACGACAATCAGTTTGGAATTCTGTAGAGGCGCGCCCGGCCTAAGACAAAGCGCGTGATGCAACTTGTATACGGCGCGGTAGCAGAGGGCGATGAATAAACGTGGAATGAACATTTTCATTCGGAGTTCGGAATGGCAAAATGAAATTCCTAATTCTGAAATCTGAATTTATTCTAGGCTGTTTCTCTTTTGTTGCAAGAACAGGTCCGCCAAAACAAGTGCGGCCATGCTTTCGACAATCACCGGGGCACGCACTGCGACGCACGGGTCGTGACGACCGCGGGCGGCAAGCGTTCCGTTTTCGCCACCGCGACCAGCCGTCTTCTGTTCCTGCGAAATGGTGGCGGTGGGCTTGAAGGCCATGCGGCAGTAAATGGGTTCGCCGTTGCTGATTCCGCCGAGGCTACCGCCTGCATTGTTGGTGCGGGTGTGGTAGGCGTGGCCGTCAAAATAAAGTTCGTCGTTGTGTTTGCTCCCGTGCATGCGAGCCGAGGCAAAGCCGCTTCCGATTTCGAAACCCTTGCAAGCCGGAATGCTGAGCATGGCCTGGGCGAGCAGGGCATCCAGGCGGTCGAACACCGGTTCGCCGAGGGCGACTGGCGGATTCTTGACCAAGAGGCATACGGTGCCACCGATGCTGTCGCCGTTTGTGCGGGCGTCGAGAACGGCTTGCTCCATCTTGGCGCTTGCGTCCAGGTCGGGGCAGCGTACGGGGGATTTTTCAATCTGTTCAAGCGTGAGGCTGTTCAGGTCCAGCGGGCCGCAATCGACTTCGCCGATGGAGTTCACCCAGGCGATGATTTCAGTGCCGTTCACCTGCTTCAGAAGTTTCTTGGCCACGGCACCTGCGGCAACGCGTCCGATGGTTTCGCGGGCAGAGCTGCGTCCACCGCCGCGGTAGTCCCTGAACCCGTACTTGAGGTCGTAGCACAGGTCGGCATGCCCAGGGCGGTACCATTTCTGGATTTCAGCGTAGTCATGGCTGCGCTGGTCTTCGTTAAAGACGGCGAAAGAAATCGGGGTCCCGGTGGTTTTGCCTTCGAAAACGCCCGAAAGGATCTTGACTTGGTCCTTTTCGTCGCGGGCGGTGGTCATTTTGCCCTGTCCTGGGCGACGGCGGTTGAGTTCCGCCTGGATTTCTTCTTCGGTGATTTCGAGGCCTGCGGGGCATCCATCCAGGACCGAACCGACTGCCGGACCATGGGATTCGCCCCAGGTAGTAACGCTAAAAATTTTGCCAAAAGTGCTTGCCATGAGCCAAAATATAGATAATCGGCGTTTTTTTAAGAAAATATCAGATAAGGACTTACCAACATAACAAAGTTTACTATCTTTTACAAAGACTCTAGGAGAATCCTGTGAAACACTTTGGATTTATTATAACGATTTTGACCCTGCTGCTTTCTCTGGAAGCGGCCGCACAGCGTTATAATGACTTTGCGGGCATTCCCTTTGGTGCCACCCGTGAGACCGTTATTGAAGAAGTGATGAAGCTCGGTTACGAGCCGTATGGTCAGAGTGGCGAAGGTGAACGTGTAGTCATTCCCGTATTTATGTTCGGTGAACTGCCGGTCCAGGTTGACTTTATTTTTAACAAGAACGACAAGTTCTACTCCTTTGAAATTCGTACTGGCCGTGTCGAACGCGCCCGTTTGAACAAGTCTTTTGAAGCGGTAGCCTACATGTCCGAACAGTTTACGCTCAAGTATGGCAAGCCCTCGGGCAACCCGGCTATCGACGAAACTTCGGCCCTCAAGGAAAGCATTTTGAACCTTTACCAGCAGTGGTTCTCCCAGAAGGTGCTGAATATCTACACCGGACTGGTTCAGAAGGATGGCCGCTACTTTGCAGTGGGTGCTGTAACGCACCGTAAGCTCGCCACCGAGAAGACTGCGGGGGCAAGTCGCGCTTCGGAACGCGCCGCTTCCACCAAACCTGTTTTCTAGTTTATTTGAAATCAGTTCAGAAAGAAAAGCCGACGAATTTCGCCGGCTTTAAAATTTTGTGTTTGAGAGCCTGTTAGGCCTTGAGTTTGTCCAGAGCCTCGTTCGGGCCGATCACGAACAGCACGTCGTTTTCCTTGAGCACGTAGTCGGCGATGTTACCGATCTTGGGGGTCGGTTCCAGCGGGTCGCGGATGGCGATGACCTGGATGCCGTACTTGTGGGTGAGTGAGAGGTCTTTGAGGGTCTTGCCGAGGAAGGCGTCGGGGCAGGCGATTTCGACGATGGAGAAGCCTTCCATGAACGGCAGGTAGTCGAGCATGTTCGGGCGGTTGAGACGTTCGGCCAGCGAAATGGCCATGTCACGTTCCGGGTGGAAAATGTCTGCCACACCGAGCTTTTCGAGGATAATCGTGTGTGCCGGGCTGCTGGATTTGGCAATAATGTGCTTGACGCCCAGTTCCTTGAGGTTAAGTACCGTCAAAAGCGATGCCTGCAGGTCTTCGCCGATACAGCAGATGACGCTGTCCACCTTGGAAAGCGGGAGCGACTGGAGCTGCTTTTTGCGGGTGCCGTCGGCAACGACTGCCTGGGCCACCTGGTTCGAAATGTCCTGGATTTTTTCGGGACTCGGATCCACGACCATCACATCGTGTCCGAGTGCGGTCAAATGGCGGGCCAAAAAATAACCCGTGTTACCTAGTCCGATTACTACAAATTGTTTAGAAGCCATGGCTTAAAGATAGTTATTGGTCGCCCCATTTATGGGCTCCAGTGGATTCGGAACTCCCTACAATGCACCTAACGGAATTGCCTTGTTCCTTGTAGAAGGCCTCTTTCTGCCAGTCGCCGAACTTGTTTTTAAAGAAATAGGCGTAACTGACATAGTCCTCTTTTTCTTCGGCTGCCCAGTAGGCGCCTGTCATTGCATAATCGTAAAAATCGCCATTGTAGAAGCGGTAACCGCTAAGGGAAAGGGTTTGCGCGAACCGGTCAGAATAAAGAGCTTGTTCCCAATCGGCTACAGTAGGGAGTCTGGTGCCTGGCGGGCATATGCGCTGGGCATAATGCCAAGTGTAAAGACGTCCGTCTTTTTTGCAATGGGGCTTCTTGTTGTAGCAGGAACTCTGCCTGTCTTCGTAGTTCAGGTTCTCGGCCATCCAAGTTACGCCGCTTACCGTAATGGTCTTGTAAGGCTGGTTGTCGCGGGAATCGATAAAGGTGTTGGGGTCGGCGGGCTTGGCTTCGCCTGTTTGGCGGACTGCAGTTGGCTCGGCCTGTTCCTTTTTTGCTTCGGCGGGGGAGTTGTCCCAGGGGGACCGTTCCCAAACCGAAGCGGCATTGGCTATGGCTACGGCAAAAAGAAATCCGGTAAATGCAAATTTCATTTGAACTCCTAAACCTTGTTTGTCTGAATTAGCCCACCATGATGTCTTCTTCGGCGTACCACATGCCCTGCTCCTGCTTTTTAGCCACTGCAGAAATCAGGAACAACGGGCCCATACGACCGACAAACATCACCGTACAGATGACGATGCGGCCAGGAATCGAAAGATCCGGGGTAAGACCCATGGAAAGGCCGCAGGTGCTGTAGGCGCTTGCCACTTCGAAGAATACCTTGAGGAACGAAACCTGTTCGATGGAATTGCCGGCGGCCTCGGTTTCGAGCAACACGAGCGTTGCCACCACCACGACCACGATTGCCACCACGAAGATTCGCACGGCCTTATCGACCGTGGTTTCGGGAATGGTGCGACCCAAAATCTGGGTCTTGTTGCGGCCCAGCAGGCGGTTGAACCCTAGCAAGAAAATCACGGCGGTCGTAGTCGTCTTGATACCGCCGCCGCAGCTACCCGGGTTAGCACCGATGAGCATGATAATCACGAAGAAGAACAGCGAGCCCACGCTCAGGGCCGAGGTGTCGATGTTGTTGAGACCTGCGGTACGGCTGGTGAATGCCATGAAGGCGCTGGATTCCAGCTTTTCTCCGAAGTTCAGACCTGCAAAAGTATTGCTCCATTCGCTGAACATGAAGAAGGCGATACTCACGAGAACGATAATCAGGGTAAAGCCAGTGGCAATGTGGGTATGCAGCGACACCTTGCGGATAGCGCGTTTTTTAAAGTCGAACAAGTAACGGATTTCGGTAATGGCCAAGAAACCGAAACCGCCCGCCAGCGCGAGCACGCAGGTCGTGATGTTCATGAGCGGGTTCAGCTGGAAACGTACCAGAGAATCGGGGAACAAGGTGAAGCCCACGTTACAGAAGGAACTGACGGCCTGGAAC
Proteins encoded in this region:
- a CDS encoding fibro-slime domain-containing protein, which encodes MKHTLMVFVCLVWVALAHATLTLHIQSPYRNDAVMGNEAVYGYHITGEVTSWNADFAVTSNTRMTSEGDHWFSYTWDKSLADYPNGGGFKINVCSDTADVSRSYNNHCDTWEPSSDFSFKSLFADETEVWLYTTETSYTFSVVPPGSKVVWFKSPWGNHALPQMIFGTDSIMMRFAQDDQSKCGWFYGAVSPEMLARNPLQTAHFIRLYTPYMSVPTEGVIELDAYFAVMDTVFVDGTAGGLVGAKITTLGQCFDSTRTLHVYNPWRTNSTYKDSALYISVGNNIINNPVAMDGTDEYKFWWHYDFHLDEIKPYDWNGAGARVNFHSSQNQGKRFWNVESWEADTIRPAISSFFPKGVYETWVYTTTTGNIELIFSPLEEKVVRLMSPWDNMTPTMFVDGDTVKMAPFHSDTCGWYQGVSYKHVESWEVYFRQAFGFEYFSRSGLDTIPGTLISLDSIFAESDTAWITSIPFLVTTSYPKRLGVCPSMKISALVVDWAGEAFHDSIDIDFGHIYNNDGKNTYITVEFDGVEYNTCQGQNSPTFDGVVTGMVQDTLVNGYPARVDSLHYPWSECSAAHEIEKWFIPQVVATDANGKEYTNGVCRDIDLTMDEEGFWLADISEAHEDGGFFPVDDFQYLDSARTVLNPKYDWKPDLMTNNGKQHNYSFAMKISAQFKYVKGQYFEFRGDDDVWVFINNRLVVDIGGCHNPAERAVNLDTLGLTEGVEYPFHIFFSERNSNGSNFKMRTSINLQTERTYFSKQKENPDGSVEYEFHQLLVDKSVSCDVASVQNARDQLAQSVFILKGGNLPADGVTLETGSLYGGGIIISEDMAGVKIDTAAFVNSRQLSPGKYALYCFLATDYSQYQVITFTVPEYPLPDIAFVDVFHVTDSAYFDPTGYTLRGDVMGLDGGKNDTLLAHVTYPDTVPIRIALLFGTATCGELAVDADINCVQEINLNTKFPLSFLDKDNQRVTSISTDSLGFASFYVVGDSAMVDAFFTVGGAGVNNILTWKNIHFKEPPVPFAQKAKMYDVNGDGIPDSLVIPFSKAFDKVVPDTLSWSFGGTEFHTTAGQENVWPLVVMDSVITMFNPEGLRKDVFTGVSDQIYSGSLLYHYTYTDEDSGEEVKLSMNTSIEDKVAPIVTSAVIEPLSDDMSVVTISLSEGSDDKTVDRKTAFVFYRGPDSFMDSLYIASANANPNGNVVRLYFQRTPQTTLPEVGDYVRLLPGEFKDRSGNVAHVNNPKVRIVGEQRTEIKAPGVVTISSNPEAWPHKDPVAPMVVPSNMPLQDIIDSVGLPGLLLNFNIGELATSTLMNLPSDADKDSALALIRIKWDAYYFSHLGNFVNKAGGVIACNDKAVFYNAANPEQSNCYDNPGNLFFEWNARSEKGRMVGTGAYITKMKVKIMNGSEKAGSSDDTYTIGIRRGK
- a CDS encoding tetraacyldisaccharide 4'-kinase, with the protein product MFIPRLFIALCYRAVYKLHHALCLRPGAPLQNSKLIVVGSYRTGGAGKTPFCIWLCKHYSAQGKKVALLAHEYAFDEIALLRQKFSGNKNVQVFATRNRYRLAHELDKSRKFDYIVCDDGFEDSRLTGAVTLLLSWESTPTKLSELWPCGKMRSLEKDHKANSSATMALKCYGENPDIQFVVDKVSRLSPHSATAEKLHDELSRDSSASIVCGLGDPKRFCQDIQAFGIKIKLHYFFKDHCKDFSRKFEQILQKHPQEAFIISEKDAARLPAEFIQKNVKAQIYIAHQSIKVSPGVVQKLP
- the aroC gene encoding chorismate synthase, whose amino-acid sequence is MASTFGKIFSVTTWGESHGPAVGSVLDGCPAGLEITEEEIQAELNRRRPGQGKMTTARDEKDQVKILSGVFEGKTTGTPISFAVFNEDQRSHDYAEIQKWYRPGHADLCYDLKYGFRDYRGGGRSSARETIGRVAAGAVAKKLLKQVNGTEIIAWVNSIGEVDCGPLDLNSLTLEQIEKSPVRCPDLDASAKMEQAVLDARTNGDSIGGTVCLLVKNPPVALGEPVFDRLDALLAQAMLSIPACKGFEIGSGFASARMHGSKHNDELYFDGHAYHTRTNNAGGSLGGISNGEPIYCRMAFKPTATISQEQKTAGRGGENGTLAARGRHDPCVAVRAPVIVESMAALVLADLFLQQKRNSLE
- a CDS encoding TrkA family potassium uptake protein, which produces MASKQFVVIGLGNTGYFLARHLTALGHDVMVVDPSPEKIQDISNQVAQAVVADGTRKKQLQSLPLSKVDSVICCIGEDLQASLLTVLNLKELGVKHIIAKSSSPAHTIILEKLGVADIFHPERDMAISLAERLNRPNMLDYLPFMEGFSIVEIACPDAFLGKTLKDLSLTHKYGIQVIAIRDPLEPTPKIGNIADYVLKENDVLFVIGPNEALDKLKA
- a CDS encoding FISUMP domain-containing protein, with the translated sequence MKFAFTGFLFAVAIANAASVWERSPWDNSPAEAKKEQAEPTAVRQTGEAKPADPNTFIDSRDNQPYKTITVSGVTWMAENLNYEDRQSSCYNKKPHCKKDGRLYTWHYAQRICPPGTRLPTVADWEQALYSDRFAQTLSLSGYRFYNGDFYDYAMTGAYWAAEEKEDYVSYAYFFKNKFGDWQKEAFYKEQGNSVRCIVGSSESTGAHKWGDQ
- a CDS encoding TrkH family potassium uptake protein, whose protein sequence is MLRSRYEAFDFVEKKAEVKKKSGNPILMIVSGYLALVSLGALLLSLPFAQREPVGVLDAFFTAMSAVCVTGLSTIDISASFTTFGNWVLVVLMQAGGLGIMTISTVIILLAGMHPGFNHQSALLANYTQEGNVDAGRILKAVLPFTFGLEAIGAVIYFTQFSDMELYDRLFCSLFQAVSSFCNVGFTLFPDSLVRFQLNPLMNITTCVLALAGGFGFLAITEIRYLFDFKKRAIRKVSLHTHIATGFTLIIVLVSIAFFMFSEWSNTFAGLNFGEKLESSAFMAFTSRTAGLNNIDTSALSVGSLFFFVIIMLIGANPGSCGGGIKTTTTAVIFLLGFNRLLGRNKTQILGRTIPETTVDKAVRIFVVAIVVVVVATLVLLETEAAGNSIEQVSFLKVFFEVASAYSTCGLSMGLTPDLSIPGRIVICTVMFVGRMGPLFLISAVAKKQEQGMWYAEEDIMVG